In Desulfosudis oleivorans Hxd3, the DNA window TCATCTGCTACCAGCACATGTAAAACAGCGCAACGCCGCAAACAGCGGCAAAAAGAAGGCAACATGGCAACAGAAGAAGGCATTGTGATTCGAACCAGCGGAACCTCGGCCTGGATCCGGACCCAGCGGGCCGCCGCCTGCGAGCACTGCCAATCCAAGGACTCCTGCAAAACCATGGGCGGCGGAAACGATATGGAGGTGGAAGCCGCCAACCGGGTGGAGGCCAGGACCGGGGACCGGGTGGTGGTCAGCTTTGCAACCGCCTCCCTGATAAAAGCCACCTTCCTGATCTACATGTTTCCCATTCTCTGCCTCATGGCCGGGGCCGGCATCGGTGTCAGGCTTTCCCAGACGGTTTTTCCCTCGGTGGACCAGTCGGTGCTGTCGGCCGTGATCGGGTTCGGCGCCTTTGTGCTGGCCGTGGTCTTTGTCCGGATTCGGGGCAACCGCATGGCCAAGGAGGACCAATACAAACCGGTCATCATCCGGGTTCTCAAAAACCGCCCCTCGCAATCCCAATAACCGCGCAACCCTTTATTTCTCCGGATAGACAAACACCTTTCCCTGGTAGTTTTTCACCACCAGGTGCCCGGTTTCGCTGGAGACCACATAGTCGGGCAGCAGGGGAACCTTGCCCCCGCCGCCGGGCAGGTCGATCACATAGCGCGGCACCGCCATGCCCGGTACCCGTCCCACCAGGGACCGCATCACGGAAAGCCCCCTGTTGATGGGGGGCCGAAAATGGCCGGTGCCCTTTACCACGTCTGGATGGTGCAGGTAGTAGGGCCGCACCCGAATGCGCAGCAGTGCACGCATGAGGGCTTCCATGGTGATTGCGTCATCGTTGATGCCGGCCAGCAGAACGGTCTGGCTGCCCAGGGGAATGCCGGCGTCCGCCAGCCGGGCGCAGGCGGCCTCGGCCGGGGCCGTGATCTCCCGGGGGTGGTTGACATGCACGTTGACGTAAAGCGGCAAAAACTTTTTCAGCAGAACCACCAGGTCGCCGGTGATCCGCTGGGGCAGGGCAACCGGGGTGCG includes these proteins:
- a CDS encoding SoxR reducing system RseC family protein — protein: MATEEGIVIRTSGTSAWIRTQRAAACEHCQSKDSCKTMGGGNDMEVEAANRVEARTGDRVVVSFATASLIKATFLIYMFPILCLMAGAGIGVRLSQTVFPSVDQSVLSAVIGFGAFVLAVVFVRIRGNRMAKEDQYKPVIIRVLKNRPSQSQ